The proteins below come from a single Anguilla rostrata isolate EN2019 chromosome 3, ASM1855537v3, whole genome shotgun sequence genomic window:
- the six7 gene encoding SIX homeobox 7: protein MFPLPMFTPDQVARVCENLEETGDIERLGRFLWSLPAAVPASASDALNRHESVMRARALVAFHGGNFEALYQILQSHRFTRESHAKLQDLWLDAHYREAERLRGRPLGPVEKYRIRKKFPLPRTIWDGEQKTHCFKERTRSLLREWYLQDPYPNPSRKRHLAQATGLTPTQVGNWFKNRRQRDRAASAKNRLQQDPSLLPAGTSLDGSSQDLRPHLPPSSPSHPGSPETSDSSTGTGHHGTRASTPEISVSSDSEFES from the exons ATGTTCCCGTTGCCAATGTTCACGCCAGATCAGGTGGCGCGTGTATGTGAGAACCTGGAGGAGACCGGGGACATCGAGCGCCTCGGCCGCTTCCTGTGGTCACTGCCTGCGGCAGTCCCGGCCTCGGCCAGCGACGCGCTCAACCGCCACGAGTCCGTGATGCGCGCCCGAGCCCTGGTGGCATTCCACGGCGGTAACTTTGAGGCGCTTTACCAGATTCTGCAGAGCCACCGCTTTACGCGCGAATCTCACGCCAAGCTGCAAGACCTGTGGCTGGATGCGCACTACCGTGAAGCGGAACGCCTTCGCGGGCGGCCGCTGGGACCCGTGGAGAAGTACCGCATCCGCAAGAAGTTTCCCCTCCCGCGCACAATTTGGGACGGCGAGCAGAAGACCCACTGTTTTAAG gaaCGAACTCGCAGCCTGCTCCGGGAGTGGTACCTGCAGGACCCCTACCCAAACCCCTCCCGAAAACGTCACCTGGCCCAGGCCACGGGGCTCACGCCCACCCAGGTGGGCAACTGGTTCAAAAACCGGCGACAGAGGGACCGAGCAGCTTCAGCCAAGAACAG ACTGCAGCAGGACCCCAGTCTCTTGCCCGCAGGCACCTCTTTGGACGGCAGCTCACAGGACCTCCGCCCtcacctgcccccctcctcgcccAGTCACCCGGGCAGCCCGGAGACCAGTGACTCCAGCACGGGCACGGGCCACCATGGGACGAGGGCCTCCACCCCCGAAATATCCGTCAGCAGCGACAGCGAGTTCGAGTCCTGA